The Salvia miltiorrhiza cultivar Shanhuang (shh) chromosome 1, IMPLAD_Smil_shh, whole genome shotgun sequence genome has a window encoding:
- the LOC131018809 gene encoding 60S ribosomal protein L3-1 yields the protein MSHRKFEHPRHGSLGFLPRKRAARHKGKVKAFPKDDQTKPCSLTAFLGYKAGMTHIVRDVEKPGSKLHKKETCEAVTIIETPPMVIVGVVGYVKTPRGLRCLNTVWAQHLSEEIRRRFYKNWCKSKKRAFSKYSKRLETDEGKKDIQSQLEKLKKYSSVIRVLAHTQIRKMKGLKQKKAHLMEIQVNGGTIAQKVDFAYGFFEKQVPVDAVFQKDEMIDIIGVTKGKGYEGVVTRWGVTRLPRKTHRGLRKVACIGAWHPARVSFTVARAGQNGYHHRTELNKKVYRLGKAGTEEHTASTEYDRTEKDVTPMGGFPHYGVVKDDYLMIKGGCVGPKKRVVTLRQSLLKQTSRVALEEIKLKFVDTSSKFGHGRFQTTSEKQKYYGRVKA from the exons ATGTCGCACAGGAAGTTTGAGCATCCAAGGCACGGGTCACTCGGTTTCCTGCCCAGGAAGCGGGCTGCTCGCCACAAGGGAAAGG TGAAGGCTTTCCCCAAGGATGACCAAACCAAGCCATGCAGTCTAACAGCCTTTTTGGGATACAAGGCTGGAATGACCCACATTGTCCGAGATGTGGAAAAGCCTGGATCAA AACTTCACAAGAAGGAAACTTGTGAGGCTGTTACCATCATTGAAACACCACCCATGGTCATTGTTGGAGTTGTTGGGTATGTTAAGACTCCACGTGGTCTTCGCTGCTTGAACACAGTTTGGGCCCAGCATCTCAGTGAGGAGATTAGGAGGAGGTTCTACAAGAACTGGTGCAAGTCCAAGAAGAGGGCCTTTTCCAAGTACTCAAAAAGATTGGAGACTGATGAGGGAAAGAAGGACATCCAGTCACAGCTGGAGAAACTGAAGAAATACTCGAGTGTTATCCGTGTGTTGGCTCACACCCAG ATAAGAAAGATGAAGGGGCTGAAACAAAAGAAGGCACACTTGATGGAGATTCAAGTTAATGGTGGAACTATTGCTCAGAAGGTTGACTTTGCTTACGGCTTCTTTGAGAAGCAGGTCCCTGTGGATGCTGTATTCCAGAAGGATGAGATGATTGACATTATAGGTGTGACCAAGGGTAAGGGATATGAAGGTGTTGTTACTCGTTGGGGTGTAACACGTCTTCCCCGCAAAACCCATAGGGGTCTTCGTAAGGTGGCTTGTATTGGAGCTTGGCATCCTGCTAGAGTTTCCTTCACTGTTGCTAGGGCTGGTCAGAATGGGTACCATCATCGTACTGAATTGAACAAGAAGGTCTACAGGCTTGGTAAGGCAGGAACTGAAGAGCACACTGCCAGTACCGAATATGACAG GACTGAGAAAGATGTCACTCCAATGGGTGGATTCCCTCACTACGGTGTGGTGAAGGATGATTACCTGATGATCAAGGGTGGCTGTGTTGGACCCAAGAAAAGGGTCGTTACCCTTCGTCAATCTCTCCTGAAACAGACTTCTCGTGTGGCACTTGAAGAGATCAAGCTCAAGTTTGTTGACACATCATCCAAGTTTGGACACGGACGATTCCAGACAACCTCAGAGAAGCAGAAGTATTACGGTCGGGTGAAGGCCTAA